The Streptococcus pluranimalium genome contains a region encoding:
- a CDS encoding AI-2E family transporter, giving the protein MKITKKEVGYIVLTFFLCFGIYRNWENSASLIKTFWNALNPFLVGAGIAYIINLVMYPYETWFERFIKWPFLVRFKRGITMLLAYLTFILVIVWIFSIVIPDLISSLQLLLKVDTDAVSKIISELNDNKVIDRILDIFGQHSDISSTISKYTQQITNQLLSVLTNIVTSVSNIASTIINVFVSFVFSIYVLAKKEILIRQAGTLTKVYTGKWASNIFYLTEILHDRFHNFFVGQTVEAIILGTLTAIGMFILGFPYAVTVGVLIAFTALIPIVGAFIGAGVGFILIATESFQSAVFFIIFLVILQQLESNLIYPKVVGNSIGLPGMWVLLAITVGGAVSGISGMLVAVPLAGTLYQVLKDNVRARQKRQEVPTRQVRPPHY; this is encoded by the coding sequence GTGAAAATAACAAAAAAAGAAGTAGGTTATATTGTCCTTACTTTCTTTCTCTGTTTTGGTATTTACCGAAATTGGGAAAATAGTGCTAGTCTGATCAAGACTTTTTGGAACGCTTTAAATCCTTTTTTAGTTGGTGCAGGTATTGCTTATATTATCAACCTTGTGATGTATCCTTATGAAACATGGTTTGAGCGATTCATCAAATGGCCTTTTCTAGTAAGGTTTAAGCGTGGCATTACTATGCTTTTGGCATATCTAACATTTATTTTAGTGATCGTTTGGATTTTTTCAATTGTTATTCCAGATTTAATATCAAGCCTACAGTTACTCTTAAAAGTTGATACAGATGCTGTTTCAAAAATCATTTCGGAACTGAATGATAATAAGGTGATTGATCGAATACTGGATATTTTTGGTCAACATTCAGATATCAGCTCAACCATTTCTAAATATACCCAGCAAATCACTAATCAGTTATTATCAGTCTTGACGAATATCGTGACCTCTGTTTCGAATATCGCTTCAACGATTATCAATGTTTTTGTCAGTTTTGTTTTCTCTATCTATGTTTTGGCAAAAAAGGAAATCTTGATTCGTCAAGCAGGAACTTTGACCAAAGTTTATACAGGTAAATGGGCGTCAAACATTTTTTACTTAACTGAGATTCTCCATGATCGTTTTCATAACTTTTTTGTTGGACAGACTGTAGAGGCTATTATTTTAGGGACGCTAACTGCGATTGGAATGTTTATCCTAGGCTTTCCTTATGCTGTTACTGTAGGAGTATTGATTGCCTTTACAGCTTTGATACCAATTGTAGGTGCTTTTATCGGCGCAGGAGTTGGCTTTATTTTAATAGCTACAGAATCGTTTCAATCGGCTGTTTTCTTTATTATCTTTTTAGTCATCTTGCAACAGTTGGAGAGCAATCTCATCTATCCTAAAGTCGTTGGTAATTCAATCGGTCTTCCAGGAATGTGGGTACTTTTAGCGATAACAGTTGGTGGTGCTGTTAGTGGTATTTCAGGAATGCTAGTTGCTGTGCCGCTTGCTGGAACGCTCTATCAAGTCCTTAAGGATAATGTAAGAGCAAGACAAAAGAGACAAGAAGTGCCTACTAGACAAGTTAGACCACCGCATTATTAA
- a CDS encoding SGNH/GDSL hydrolase family protein translates to MIEVIRPELAKYHQQKLGDYQAANDRDPKDAIVFTGDSIIEFFPLKKFLGRDQVLLNRGIAGTDTNWLKDHLKEQVLALDPDKLFILIGTNDLGLGYDDEHIFRNIEIILQTIQFESIATKVYLLSILPVSHKKEYQAKVKMRNNHDIQVLNRQFEGQLLAEYIDLYPHLLDEEGNLADEFTTDGLHLSQKGYAIIAEQLKPYLDS, encoded by the coding sequence ATGATTGAAGTAATTAGACCTGAGTTGGCTAAATATCACCAACAAAAGTTGGGAGACTATCAAGCAGCTAATGATCGAGATCCTAAAGATGCTATTGTTTTTACGGGAGATTCGATAATTGAATTTTTTCCCTTAAAGAAATTTTTGGGACGTGACCAAGTTCTTTTAAATAGAGGTATTGCTGGCACCGATACGAATTGGCTAAAAGACCATCTTAAAGAACAGGTCTTAGCCCTAGACCCTGATAAGCTATTTATTTTAATTGGAACGAACGATCTGGGTCTTGGCTATGATGATGAGCATATCTTTAGAAATATTGAGATCATTTTGCAGACCATTCAGTTTGAATCCATTGCGACTAAGGTGTATCTCTTGTCAATCTTGCCAGTCAGTCATAAAAAGGAGTATCAGGCAAAGGTAAAAATGCGAAATAACCATGATATCCAGGTTTTAAATCGTCAATTTGAAGGACAACTTCTAGCAGAATATATTGACCTTTATCCCCATTTATTGGATGAGGAGGGGAACTTGGCTGACGAGTTTACAACAGATGGTTTGCATTTAAGTCAAAAAGGTTATGCCATTATAGCTGAACAGTTGAAACCTTATTTAGATAGTTAA
- the pepV gene encoding dipeptidase PepV translates to MSTIDFKAEVDKRREDMMADLFTLLSINSERDDSQADEKHPFGPGPVKALEAFLEIAKRDGYKTRNIDNYAGEFEFGDGDEVMGIFGHLDVVPAGSGWDTDPYTPVIKDGRLYARGASDDKGPTMACYYGLKIIKELGLPVSKKVRFVVGTDEESGWADMDYYFEHAGVAKPDFGFSPDAEFPIINGEKGNITEYLHFSGDNNGAVVLHKFEGGLRENMVPESATALISGDIDFEDLSEKLRAFNAENNLTGEIAQDSDANVSITINGKSAHGSMPYKGVNGATFLAKFLQDLAFEAAARDFIDVTANILHEDFEAEKLGLAHTDDKMGSVSMNAGVFSFLKEEGDNTIALNFRYPKGTDAQVLKAGLEKIAGVEKVTLSDHDQAPHYVSADDPLVETLLSVYEKHTGLKGHEQVIGGGTFGRLLERGVAFGALFPDSIDTMHQANEFSDVEELFTAAAIYAEGIYELIK, encoded by the coding sequence ATGTCTACTATTGATTTTAAAGCTGAAGTTGATAAACGTCGTGAGGATATGATGGCGGATTTGTTTACGCTTTTGAGTATCAATTCTGAGCGTGATGATAGTCAAGCTGATGAGAAGCATCCATTTGGTCCTGGTCCAGTTAAGGCTTTGGAAGCTTTCTTAGAGATTGCTAAGCGTGATGGCTACAAGACACGTAATATCGATAACTACGCTGGCGAGTTTGAGTTTGGTGACGGCGATGAGGTCATGGGGATTTTCGGTCACCTTGATGTTGTTCCCGCAGGCTCTGGCTGGGATACTGATCCGTATACACCTGTTATCAAAGATGGTCGTCTTTATGCGCGTGGAGCATCCGATGACAAAGGGCCAACTATGGCTTGTTATTATGGTCTTAAAATCATTAAAGAACTTGGTCTTCCAGTATCTAAAAAAGTTCGCTTTGTTGTTGGTACTGATGAAGAGTCTGGTTGGGCTGATATGGACTATTACTTTGAGCACGCTGGTGTCGCAAAACCTGATTTTGGTTTTTCTCCAGATGCTGAATTCCCGATCATCAACGGTGAAAAAGGTAATATCACAGAATACCTTCACTTCTCAGGTGATAATAATGGTGCTGTTGTCCTTCATAAATTTGAAGGCGGTCTCCGTGAAAATATGGTTCCTGAGTCAGCAACAGCTCTTATTTCAGGTGACATCGACTTTGAAGACTTGTCTGAAAAACTTCGTGCCTTCAATGCTGAGAATAACTTGACAGGTGAGATTGCGCAAGACAGTGATGCTAATGTATCAATCACGATTAATGGAAAATCTGCCCACGGCTCAATGCCTTATAAAGGTGTTAATGGAGCAACTTTCCTTGCTAAATTCTTACAAGATTTGGCATTTGAAGCTGCAGCACGTGATTTTATTGATGTAACAGCTAATATCCTTCACGAAGACTTTGAAGCTGAGAAACTTGGTTTAGCTCATACAGATGACAAGATGGGTTCTGTTAGCATGAATGCTGGTGTCTTCTCATTCCTGAAAGAAGAAGGAGATAATACTATTGCACTTAACTTCCGTTACCCTAAAGGAACGGATGCTCAAGTCCTTAAAGCTGGTCTTGAAAAAATTGCTGGTGTTGAAAAAGTGACCTTGTCAGATCATGATCAAGCACCTCACTATGTATCTGCTGACGATCCATTAGTGGAAACACTCCTAAGTGTTTATGAAAAGCATACTGGTCTAAAAGGGCATGAGCAAGTGATCGGCGGAGGTACATTCGGTCGACTCTTGGAACGTGGAGTTGCCTTTGGTGCTCTATTCCCAGATTCTATCGATACCATGCACCAAGCCAACGAATTTTCAGATGTTGAAGAACTCTTCACAGCAGCTGCTATTTATGCAGAAGGTATTTATGAGTTAATCAAATAA
- the tagD gene encoding glycerol-3-phosphate cytidylyltransferase: MKRVITYGTFDLLHYGHINLLKRAKSLGDYLIVVISTDEFNWVEKQKKCYFSYEQRKSLVEAIRYVDLVIPETTWEQKKTDMHEYHIDTFVMGNDWKGKFDFLRDEGVEVVYLDRTPEISTSQIKYDLKK; encoded by the coding sequence ATGAAACGTGTAATCACTTATGGAACATTTGATTTGCTTCATTATGGACATATTAACTTATTAAAAAGAGCCAAGTCACTAGGAGATTATCTTATTGTTGTTATTTCTACGGATGAGTTTAATTGGGTAGAAAAGCAGAAAAAGTGTTATTTCTCTTATGAGCAACGTAAATCTTTAGTGGAAGCGATTCGTTATGTTGATTTGGTTATTCCTGAGACTACCTGGGAACAAAAGAAAACGGATATGCATGAATATCATATTGATACTTTTGTCATGGGAAATGACTGGAAAGGAAAATTTGATTTTTTGCGAGATGAAGGAGTAGAAGTTGTTTACTTAGATAGAACTCCTGAGATTAGTACTAGTCAGATAAAATATGATTTAAAAAAATAA
- a CDS encoding CDP-glycerol glycerophosphotransferase family protein: protein MTRIITYLKNGFLNGLVCLLNVFIRRDNSVILIGSWMGEKFADNSRFLYQYLHHEKKRLSLKRVIWVTRSEQLLQELSEMGYEVYLCGTRQSFYWHLKAGIHIVCNAIYVLQNGRFKPDIETSLSYGTKRIQLWHGIAIKSVGAASNETKQNHHLAEKTSISWLKTFLSRGGWADYYLLSTSEKNKEDNYQISRCPRNNIFISSYPRTFECLELLSKEMDVLNDINQFKTKIIYLPTFRSTYNHYQHPLTNEKLVNYLEENQILWIEKQHSASNFSTADFKSLKNVYFLNENFDVNVLYEHVDGVVSDYSSAVFDAVYRNVPIVMYTPDVEEFRTGDVGLLFDLEDYCSSLMVETSEELLDMIDDVHQNYFTDKRISDYERIMTLFYDNRQSTYEEFWKDIISL, encoded by the coding sequence ATGACAAGGATAATAACTTATTTAAAAAATGGTTTTCTTAATGGTTTGGTCTGTCTTTTGAATGTCTTCATTCGCAGGGACAACTCGGTTATTTTGATTGGTAGTTGGATGGGAGAAAAGTTTGCAGACAATTCTCGTTTTTTGTACCAATATCTTCATCACGAAAAAAAACGTTTATCATTGAAACGTGTCATTTGGGTCACTCGAAGTGAGCAACTTTTACAAGAACTATCGGAAATGGGATATGAAGTTTACCTTTGCGGAACTAGACAAAGTTTTTACTGGCATCTAAAAGCCGGTATCCATATTGTCTGTAATGCAATTTATGTACTGCAAAATGGTCGTTTTAAACCCGATATTGAAACCTCGCTATCTTATGGAACAAAACGCATTCAACTTTGGCATGGCATTGCCATAAAATCTGTTGGAGCGGCTTCCAACGAAACAAAGCAAAACCATCATTTGGCAGAAAAAACTAGTATTTCATGGCTAAAAACCTTTCTTTCTAGAGGAGGATGGGCAGATTACTACTTGTTATCAACAAGTGAAAAGAACAAAGAAGACAATTATCAAATTTCACGTTGCCCTAGAAACAATATTTTTATTTCATCATATCCTAGAACATTTGAATGCCTAGAGTTGCTTTCAAAAGAGATGGATGTATTAAATGATATAAATCAATTTAAAACTAAAATCATTTATTTACCCACTTTTAGAAGTACTTATAATCATTATCAGCATCCTTTGACAAATGAAAAATTAGTGAACTATCTTGAAGAAAATCAAATTCTTTGGATTGAAAAACAGCATTCGGCTTCTAATTTTTCTACAGCCGATTTTAAGTCGCTAAAAAATGTATATTTTTTAAATGAAAATTTTGATGTCAATGTTTTGTATGAACATGTAGACGGAGTTGTATCGGATTACTCATCAGCAGTTTTTGATGCGGTATATCGAAATGTTCCAATTGTGATGTACACACCTGATGTTGAAGAATTTAGAACAGGTGATGTTGGTCTCTTATTTGATTTAGAAGATTATTGTAGTTCTTTGATGGTGGAAACTTCAGAAGAATTACTAGATATGATTGATGATGTTCATCAAAATTACTTTACTGATAAGCGTATTTCTGATTATGAAAGAATTATGACTCTTTTCTATGACAATCGCCAATCCACATATGAAGAATTTTGGAAAGATATTATCAGTCTTTAA
- a CDS encoding lipopolysaccharide biosynthesis protein produces MIGTLLNQGISFITVPIFSRLLSPFDYGIVNTYTSWVAIVSMIISCAVYMGIRSAFIEYEEKIDDVMSSLTSLTLLNGCIGLLVSLVVISLGVGSPLLILLGLGNALGQALLQNYSMYLMMRYEYQFRTFLLIVPNLLAVIISLVAVVFLFSDVPYLGRILPMALTQLAFGIFVTFLAYRKSLNLWNNRYVTFALKISLPLVLHGIALNLLSQSDRLMITAFRTASETGIYSLVYNLGMLATVITTGLDGVWIPWFTNRLKQGEVEIINQQVKYYITFMTLAMSGLVLVGPEIVKILADSKYWSGIAIVPPIVLANFLVFAYTLYVNVEHYYKKSVYITSYTLIAASCNIATNYFFIPKYGYVAAAFTTLFSYGVSFFLHARYSKMLNPHLYPMTYFARPFFSLVIVVAIFYLFMDNPLVRWAIAIILVIYEAWYNREILLAQVKSFK; encoded by the coding sequence ATGATAGGAACATTATTAAATCAAGGAATTTCATTTATTACCGTTCCTATCTTCAGTAGATTGTTAAGTCCATTTGACTATGGTATCGTAAACACTTATACATCGTGGGTTGCGATTGTTTCAATGATTATTAGCTGCGCGGTTTATATGGGTATTCGCTCAGCTTTTATTGAGTACGAAGAGAAAATCGATGATGTAATGTCTAGCCTAACCAGTTTAACCTTGTTAAATGGTTGCATAGGTCTCTTGGTCAGTCTAGTGGTAATAAGCCTTGGAGTTGGGTCTCCCTTATTGATTCTACTGGGGTTGGGTAATGCGTTAGGCCAAGCTTTATTGCAAAATTATTCGATGTATCTAATGATGAGATACGAATATCAATTTAGAACATTTTTATTGATTGTACCTAATTTACTTGCGGTTATTATTTCTCTAGTAGCCGTCGTATTCCTTTTCTCGGATGTCCCTTATTTGGGAAGGATTTTGCCAATGGCTTTAACGCAACTAGCTTTTGGTATCTTTGTGACTTTCTTAGCTTATCGTAAAAGTTTAAACCTTTGGAATAACAGATATGTAACATTTGCTTTAAAAATTTCGCTTCCCTTGGTACTACATGGGATTGCTCTCAATTTACTCTCTCAGTCAGACCGTTTGATGATTACAGCCTTTAGAACAGCTAGTGAAACTGGAATTTATAGCTTGGTCTATAATTTAGGAATGCTGGCAACTGTTATTACGACAGGTTTAGATGGTGTTTGGATTCCATGGTTTACAAATCGTTTGAAGCAAGGAGAAGTTGAAATAATTAACCAACAGGTGAAGTATTATATTACATTCATGACTTTAGCGATGTCAGGATTAGTATTGGTTGGTCCAGAAATTGTAAAAATACTTGCAGATAGCAAATACTGGTCTGGTATTGCCATCGTTCCACCTATTGTATTAGCTAATTTTTTGGTTTTTGCCTATACTTTATATGTTAATGTTGAACATTACTACAAAAAGTCGGTATATATCACTTCTTATACCTTGATTGCAGCATCATGTAACATCGCGACAAATTATTTCTTTATTCCTAAATATGGTTATGTTGCAGCAGCTTTTACGACACTGTTTTCATATGGAGTATCTTTTTTCTTGCATGCTAGATATTCAAAAATGTTAAATCCACATCTCTATCCAATGACTTACTTTGCACGACCATTTTTCAGTCTGGTTATCGTGGTTGCAATTTTTTACCTCTTTATGGACAATCCACTTGTGCGTTGGGCAATAGCGATCATTTTAGTTATTTATGAAGCATGGTATAATCGTGAGATTCTCTTAGCACAAGTAAAAAGCTTCAAGTGA
- a CDS encoding CatB-related O-acetyltransferase, producing the protein MKFDTKYLTYRGKLAYKILKKLYLKSSLTRKLFYQYINRYEGGQFYSTTLRRIFKETRNIDVQIGSYGCFTDGFRPNVTVGAYCSIAPGVQRLVGNHPYDNISTYPLFYKKDFGALTETRYDEKQLSIGHDVWIGVNAIITGNVQNIGSGAIIGAGAVVTHDVEPYTIVAGVPARQIGVRFSEPIQEQLEKSKWWELTPDELAPMAELANQPEAFIKKSLRR; encoded by the coding sequence ATGAAATTTGATACTAAGTATCTAACTTATAGAGGTAAGTTAGCGTACAAAATATTAAAAAAATTATATTTGAAAAGTTCTCTAACTCGTAAATTATTTTATCAATACATTAATAGATATGAGGGAGGGCAATTCTATTCAACAACTTTGCGTAGAATTTTTAAAGAAACCAGAAATATTGATGTTCAAATTGGGAGTTATGGATGTTTTACTGATGGTTTTCGTCCTAATGTCACTGTTGGTGCATATTGTTCAATTGCCCCTGGTGTCCAGCGTTTAGTTGGAAATCATCCATATGATAATATTTCTACCTATCCATTGTTCTATAAAAAAGATTTTGGGGCGTTAACAGAGACTCGATATGACGAAAAACAGTTATCAATAGGACACGATGTGTGGATAGGTGTTAATGCAATTATTACTGGGAATGTACAAAATATAGGTAGTGGAGCCATCATCGGTGCAGGAGCGGTTGTAACACATGATGTCGAACCGTATACAATTGTTGCAGGGGTACCTGCACGACAGATTGGTGTCCGTTTTTCAGAGCCTATTCAGGAACAATTGGAAAAATCCAAATGGTGGGAGCTCACTCCGGATGAATTAGCACCGATGGCAGAGTTGGCAAATCAACCTGAAGCATTTATAAAAAAGTCACTGAGAAGGTGA
- a CDS encoding NAD-dependent epimerase/dehydratase family protein produces MKILVTGANGFLGLGIVTELQNRGCEVVATDFDTSRVDDRATKVACDLFDVSDPYHYFGEPDTVLHLAWQDGFIHQADSHILNLPKHHLFLKNLYDSPVKQIAVLGTMHEVGFHEGSVDEDSVCKPLSLYGISKNALRLDAEYLDKNNPKNLQWLRGFYIVSNTAQGSSIFSKLYQAAQEGKKTFPFTLGLNQFDFIDYSDFCDQVAAAVLQSEVTGTINICSGRPEKLADRVERFITENQLDISLEYGAFPDRPYDSKAIWGNNHKITEIMSKDAKNSEYFGE; encoded by the coding sequence ATGAAGATATTAGTGACAGGAGCAAATGGTTTTCTTGGCTTAGGCATTGTAACAGAGTTGCAAAACCGTGGTTGTGAAGTTGTCGCGACTGATTTTGATACGAGTCGGGTTGACGATAGAGCAACAAAAGTAGCGTGTGATTTATTTGATGTTAGTGATCCCTATCACTATTTCGGTGAACCAGATACGGTATTGCACTTAGCATGGCAGGATGGTTTTATACATCAAGCAGATAGTCATATTTTGAACTTGCCAAAGCATCACCTTTTTTTAAAAAACTTATACGATAGCCCAGTGAAACAAATTGCTGTTTTAGGGACAATGCATGAAGTTGGTTTTCATGAAGGAAGTGTCGATGAAGATTCAGTATGCAAACCGTTGAGCTTATACGGTATTTCTAAAAATGCTTTGCGATTGGATGCAGAGTACCTAGATAAAAACAATCCTAAAAATTTGCAATGGTTACGTGGTTTTTATATTGTGTCAAATACAGCTCAAGGCTCGTCTATTTTCTCAAAACTCTATCAGGCAGCACAAGAAGGGAAAAAAACATTTCCATTTACTCTTGGCTTAAATCAATTTGATTTTATCGATTACTCAGATTTCTGTGATCAAGTTGCTGCGGCTGTTTTACAATCTGAAGTTACTGGGACAATCAATATTTGTTCTGGTAGACCAGAAAAACTGGCAGATAGAGTAGAACGTTTTATTACTGAAAATCAGTTGGACATCTCTTTAGAATATGGGGCATTTCCAGACAGACCGTATGATTCGAAAGCTATCTGGGGAAATAATCATAAAATTACAGAAATTATGTCTAAGGATGCTAAGAATAGTGAGTATTTTGGAGAATAA
- the wzy gene encoding O-antigen polysaccharide polymerase Wzy: MHNHNKITLSLPVSAWLLLITVFSGIVINIVVNILPLSLEEKLIISFAFVIIAYSQIFLTLKILYKNVKFIHIFLLLTIPFSYGQHFIAMFDRDYLFQNQDYHILDGLLADSSIINASFFIILFLILLTFGYIIVNKQESYSQEMITREEKTTDKILLFVGLLFLAISFIPAFKEVLGQYNLSKTYSYLARRNLEHESNYFQLLGISSRDTYLAEWFLPSLYMILISLKTKRARVIPYFILLGYSSIYLLTGSRFILLKMAMVVFLIEYFWHHSFSKQALKKIFILALPLAIVFSVMTKLRGTTDYNYASIADGLANYFKSSPLNSTLWETGITFTSVSNVIDKVPNSLPFFAGKSYLGAVLILLPAFLRFGFTERYTFTISSTLSPLYYRSKLFGYGSSIYAEQYYNFGYLSLIIAIFIGMMFGYFERKVHQNSFKHKSSSFLIYSFILGELIYSVRNDLYAIPRVTFISLGIPLIVVWFIRELINKSMYHKGDNQEVS, translated from the coding sequence ATGCATAATCATAACAAAATTACTCTCTCTCTACCAGTAAGTGCATGGTTACTACTTATTACGGTCTTTTCAGGGATTGTTATCAATATTGTAGTGAATATCTTGCCACTGAGTTTAGAAGAAAAGTTAATTATTTCGTTTGCCTTTGTGATAATTGCTTATAGTCAAATTTTTTTGACCTTAAAGATACTGTATAAGAATGTCAAATTTATTCATATCTTTTTACTATTGACAATACCTTTCTCATACGGACAACATTTTATTGCAATGTTTGATAGAGATTATTTATTTCAAAATCAAGATTATCATATACTAGACGGTCTTTTAGCAGATAGCAGTATTATTAATGCTTCATTTTTTATTATATTATTCCTTATTTTATTGACATTTGGCTATATCATTGTCAATAAACAGGAGAGCTATTCTCAAGAAATGATAACTAGAGAAGAAAAAACAACAGATAAAATTTTACTTTTTGTTGGGTTGCTTTTTCTTGCTATTTCTTTCATTCCTGCTTTCAAAGAAGTTCTAGGACAGTATAATTTAAGTAAAACTTATTCTTATTTGGCTAGAAGAAATTTAGAACACGAAAGCAACTACTTTCAACTTTTAGGAATATCATCAAGAGATACTTATTTAGCAGAATGGTTTTTACCTAGCCTATATATGATATTAATTTCCTTGAAAACTAAGCGAGCTCGAGTGATTCCTTATTTCATTTTGTTGGGTTATAGTTCTATATATTTATTGACTGGTTCGCGATTTATTTTGTTAAAGATGGCTATGGTTGTCTTCCTTATTGAATATTTTTGGCATCACTCTTTTTCCAAACAGGCCTTAAAGAAAATTTTTATATTAGCTCTTCCATTGGCAATAGTATTTAGTGTCATGACCAAGTTACGCGGGACAACGGATTACAACTATGCATCAATTGCTGACGGATTAGCAAATTATTTTAAAAGTAGTCCGTTGAATTCAACATTATGGGAAACAGGGATTACATTTACATCAGTGAGTAACGTTATTGATAAGGTTCCCAACAGCTTACCTTTCTTTGCAGGGAAATCCTATTTGGGGGCAGTTTTAATTTTATTACCTGCGTTTCTGAGATTTGGATTTACGGAGCGCTATACTTTTACAATAAGTAGTACATTGTCTCCCCTTTATTATAGAAGTAAATTATTTGGTTACGGATCTTCTATCTATGCTGAGCAATATTACAATTTTGGATATTTATCTCTAATAATCGCCATCTTTATAGGGATGATGTTCGGGTACTTTGAAAGAAAAGTTCATCAAAATAGTTTTAAACATAAGAGTAGTTCGTTTCTTATTTATTCCTTTATTTTAGGAGAACTTATTTATTCGGTTCGTAATGATCTCTATGCTATCCCAAGGGTGACTTTTATTAGCTTAGGAATTCCACTCATTGTAGTTTGGTTTATTCGTGAATTAATCAACAAGAGCATGTACCATAAAGGTGACAATCAGGAGGTGTCATAA
- a CDS encoding glycosyltransferase WbsX family protein — protein sequence MKTIAFYLPQFHAIPENDEWWGKGFTEWTNMKAAKPLFEGHQQPRIPLDNNYYDLLDEKTMEWQVKLAQEYGLYGFCFYHYWFDGHMLLEKPMEMMLKNENINFPYSICWANEPWTNAWKSDEDAKTLIAQRYGDEKEWKAHFDYLLQFFNDKNYITFDGKPLLVLYRPEIVDCLNDMLDYWQGLAIEAGFPGLCFAYQQVSYYLLENKDESRFTYRIEYQPGYARYDAQKNAGGMTSKLLSVKTAIRSTASKIDKTFGTNIAANLTKSGTSFEDYDELCQAIINRHGEDEKSVAGMFVDWDNTPRRGGRGRVCLGSTPEKFQHYMAEQVKNVKETYSNDMIFIFAWNEWAEGGYLEPDEENRYAYLEGLRESLKDA from the coding sequence ATGAAGACGATTGCTTTTTACCTTCCTCAATTCCATGCTATTCCTGAGAATGACGAGTGGTGGGGCAAGGGATTTACAGAATGGACAAATATGAAGGCAGCCAAGCCTTTATTTGAAGGTCATCAACAGCCCCGTATTCCTTTGGATAATAACTATTACGATCTCTTGGATGAAAAAACGATGGAGTGGCAGGTCAAGCTAGCTCAAGAATACGGTTTATATGGGTTCTGTTTTTATCATTATTGGTTTGATGGACACATGTTGCTTGAAAAACCAATGGAAATGATGTTAAAAAATGAAAATATCAATTTCCCTTATTCTATTTGTTGGGCAAACGAGCCTTGGACCAATGCTTGGAAATCTGATGAAGATGCTAAAACCTTGATTGCACAACGCTATGGTGATGAGAAAGAATGGAAGGCTCATTTCGACTACTTATTGCAATTTTTTAATGACAAAAATTATATTACATTTGATGGTAAGCCTTTGTTAGTCCTTTATCGTCCGGAGATTGTGGATTGTCTGAATGATATGCTTGACTATTGGCAGGGTTTGGCAATTGAAGCTGGTTTCCCAGGTTTGTGTTTTGCCTACCAGCAGGTTTCTTATTATCTTTTGGAAAATAAAGATGAAAGTCGTTTCACTTATCGCATCGAGTATCAACCTGGTTATGCCAGATATGACGCCCAGAAGAATGCTGGTGGTATGACAAGTAAGCTATTGTCCGTTAAAACAGCTATACGAAGTACTGCTTCAAAGATTGATAAGACATTTGGGACCAATATTGCTGCTAATTTGACTAAATCGGGTACAAGTTTTGAAGATTATGATGAGCTTTGTCAGGCAATCATTAATCGTCATGGTGAAGATGAAAAATCAGTTGCGGGTATGTTTGTTGACTGGGACAACACCCCAAGAAGAGGGGGAAGAGGGCGTGTCTGCCTAGGATCGACACCAGAAAAATTCCAACATTATATGGCAGAACAGGTTAAAAACGTGAAAGAAACTTATTCAAATGACATGATATTTATTTTTGCTTGGAATGAGTGGGCAGAAGGTGGATACTTAGAGCCTGATGAAGAGAACCGTTATGCTTATTTAGAGGGATTGAGGGAAAGTTTAAAAGATGCATAA